CCGCCGATCCCGAGTTGCGTCACAACATGCTCGGGCTCACCGAGGCCGGCAGCGTTGCCCTGCTCAGCGGTGACGAAACCGACCAGCCCGAGCATCGGCGGGGCTCGTTCGGCAGGCCCGCGCCCGGAGTGCAGGTCAAGATCGCCGACCCACAGACCGGATCACCCGTCGACGACGGCGAACGCGGCGAACTCTGCATCCGCGGAGCATGTTTGATGGATCGTTACTACCGGCGCGGCCGGGAAGAGTGCTTCGACGCCGACGGCTGGTTCCACACCGGCGACCTGGCCGCCACGGACACCGACGGGTTCATCTACTACCTCGGCCGTCGCGGCTCGATGATCAAGACGGCCGGGGCCAACGTCTCTCCCACCGAGGTCGAGAAAGCGATCGTTGACGTCACCCATGGCGCAACGGCGTTCGTGTTCGGTATCCCTGATCCCGAGCGAGGCCAGGTCGTGGTTGCCGTGGTCGCCGGTGGCGAACTCGACGCCACCGCACTGCGGCGCGGACTCGCCGCGCAACTCTCGGCCTACAAGATTCCACGCCGGTTCGCCTTCATCCCCGAGGTGCCGCTGCTCGCCAGCGGCAAGCCCGATGTGCGGCGCATGAGGAGCATGTTCGATGCCTGACACCATCGATTCGCTCGTGCGTAGCCGCTCGACCGAGCGCCCCGACACTGCGATGGTCATCGACACCGACGATGCGGTGACCTACCGCGCACTCGATTCCAGTACAAAAGATCTCGCAGCAGGGTTCATCCACGCCGGGGTGGGGAAAGGCACCCGGGTCGGGCTGATCATGCCCAACGGCGTTCGATGGGTGCAGATCGCTTTCGCGCTCACCCGCATCGGCGCGGTGCTGGTCCCGTTGAGCACCTTGCTGACGCCGCGGGAACTCGCAGCGCAGCTACGAACGGCTGCGGTGCAGTGTGTCATAGGTGTCGAGGAGTTTCGTGGACACCGCTACCTCGGCGACCTGGCGCCGGCAACCCCGGCACTGCCCGCGCTGCGGCAGGTGTGGACAGCTGACGAACTACCCGCAGCCGTGGACCCCGCGATCGTCGACGCGCTGACGGACACGGTGACACCGAGCGATCCGATAGTCATCATGTTCACCTCCGGCAGCAGCGGCCCGCCGAAAGGTGTACTGCACTCGCACGGCAGCGCGCTGGGGGCCGTCCGATCCGGATTACCCAGTCGCCGCATCGATTCCGAGACACGCCTGTATCTGCCGATGCCCTTTTTCTGGGTGGGCGGTTTCGGCGGCGGTGTGCTCTCGGCTTTGGTGGCCGGGGCGACGCTGATCACCGAGCAGTCACCGCAGCCGGAATCGACACTGCGACTGTTGGAACGCGAACGGGTGAGCTTGTTTCGCGGCTGGCCGGATCAGGCCGAAGCGTTGGCCCGGCACCCGCTTCGGGAGCGGTTCGATCTGTCCGCCCTACGCCCCGGCAGCTTGGACGCTTTGCTGCCCGAAGAGCAGCGCGCCCGACCTGGTTCGCGCGCAAGGCTATTCGGGATGACGGAGACATTCGGGCCGTATTGCGGTTACCCCGCCGACACCGACATGCCACCCGCGGCATGGGGCAGTTGCGGCAAACCGTTCCCGGGCATGGCGGTCCGCATCGTCGACCCCGATAGCGGGCACGGCGTCCCTGCGGGAACCGTCGGCATGATCCAGCTGCGCGGGCCGCACACCCTGCGTGGCATCTGCCGCCGCAGTCGCGAAGAGTTGTTCACCGACGACGGTTTCTATCCCACCGGCGACCTCGGGCTCCTCGACAACGACGGCTTCCTGTTCTACCACGGCCGCTCCGACGACATGTTCAAAGTCAGCGGGGCCTCCGTCTACCCCACCGAAGTCGAACGGGCGCTGCGCGAGATCGACGGCGTCGCCAACGCGTTTGTCACGAATGTGCCTGGCACACAGGGAGACCAGGTGGGGGCGGCGGTGGTGTGTGACACCACGGTCGAGTCCTTACGCGCATCCGCCAAGTCGCTTCTCAGCTCATTCAAGGTCCCGACCGTGTGGCTGTTGACCGATTCCGACGCCGATATTCCGCGTGGCCCGACCGGCAAAGTCGACGTCCCGCGGCTTCGTGAATTGCTCGCCGATATCTAGGTCGGATCGACCACGCCGTGTTCGGCGAGGTGGTCGATCAGCGGCGCCGCCCCGGCCGCCAGGTGTTCCGACATGGCCCTGCGGGCGGATTCGCTGTCGTGTCTGGCCAGCGCCGCCACCACCCGACGGTGGTCCTTGATGGACTGGTCGGGCCAGCCGGCGATGGTCGGGAAC
The sequence above is a segment of the Candidatus Mycobacterium wuenschmannii genome. Coding sequences within it:
- a CDS encoding class I adenylate-forming enzyme family protein; this translates as MPDTIDSLVRSRSTERPDTAMVIDTDDAVTYRALDSSTKDLAAGFIHAGVGKGTRVGLIMPNGVRWVQIAFALTRIGAVLVPLSTLLTPRELAAQLRTAAVQCVIGVEEFRGHRYLGDLAPATPALPALRQVWTADELPAAVDPAIVDALTDTVTPSDPIVIMFTSGSSGPPKGVLHSHGSALGAVRSGLPSRRIDSETRLYLPMPFFWVGGFGGGVLSALVAGATLITEQSPQPESTLRLLERERVSLFRGWPDQAEALARHPLRERFDLSALRPGSLDALLPEEQRARPGSRARLFGMTETFGPYCGYPADTDMPPAAWGSCGKPFPGMAVRIVDPDSGHGVPAGTVGMIQLRGPHTLRGICRRSREELFTDDGFYPTGDLGLLDNDGFLFYHGRSDDMFKVSGASVYPTEVERALREIDGVANAFVTNVPGTQGDQVGAAVVCDTTVESLRASAKSLLSSFKVPTVWLLTDSDADIPRGPTGKVDVPRLRELLADI